From one Paenibacillus sp. FSL K6-1330 genomic stretch:
- a CDS encoding LytTR family DNA-binding domain-containing protein, protein MKRIKTMIAEDERLAREELAYLLEQEPDIELLPYATNGRELLELVPLRQPDVVFLDVHMPELEGLQAARMLKASPISPLIVFTTAYDEYAVEAFGLNAIDYLLKPYSHMRLKETLQRIRSRVHEGQVSPKQEAYDVAPQIAPYPSTEAAARSMRGKLLFDDGDKHVLVDPEAILYAVREERVIRIWTAEGQRITSKSTLQELEEKLAGYSFFRPHRSYLVNVNRIAELSPWQNGAYNIVLKDEQRTMIPLSREAARDLFRLLREA, encoded by the coding sequence GTGAAGCGAATTAAAACGATGATAGCGGAAGACGAACGATTGGCAAGGGAGGAGCTGGCTTACCTGTTGGAACAGGAGCCTGATATCGAGCTGCTTCCTTATGCCACGAACGGCCGGGAGCTGCTCGAGCTGGTTCCCTTACGGCAGCCGGATGTCGTCTTTCTCGACGTTCATATGCCGGAGCTGGAAGGATTGCAGGCTGCGCGGATGCTGAAGGCCTCCCCGATCTCGCCCTTGATTGTCTTTACGACAGCCTATGACGAGTATGCTGTCGAGGCGTTTGGTCTGAATGCGATTGATTATCTGCTGAAGCCTTACAGCCATATGCGATTAAAGGAAACCCTGCAGCGAATTCGCAGCAGGGTTCATGAAGGGCAAGTCTCCCCAAAGCAGGAAGCTTATGATGTCGCCCCCCAGATAGCTCCGTATCCATCCACTGAGGCTGCTGCCCGCAGTATGCGTGGCAAGCTGCTATTCGATGATGGGGACAAGCATGTGCTCGTCGATCCCGAGGCGATACTGTACGCGGTGCGCGAGGAGCGGGTCATCCGCATATGGACGGCGGAAGGCCAGCGGATTACGAGCAAAAGCACGCTGCAGGAGCTGGAGGAGAAGCTGGCGGGTTACTCGTTCTTTCGTCCTCATCGCAGTTACCTGGTTAACGTGAACCGGATTGCGGAGCTGTCCCCTTGGCAGAACGGCGCTTACAATATTGTGCTAAAGGATGAGCAGCGGACGATGATTCCCTTGTCGCGGGAAGCCGCCCGGGATTTGTTCCGGTTGCTTAGAGAGGCCTAG